A DNA window from Janibacter sp. A1S7 contains the following coding sequences:
- a CDS encoding App1 family protein: protein MPRPHFAAIIEDAWHRQVAGAMRRRGWGTRVLAHTGYGSVDRVRVLGRVLMTRRPYAPAAADARATWLELRTADNERRGWRFFFATPASGEPVTVTVGEKEFRTRVDRSGILDLTITGHDLAPGWHHLHVSSPRAADTTAAVFIVDPQETFGIVSDIDDTIITTTMPRPMIAAYNTFFRHEGTRRAVPGMATMYRELLREHPNAPIIYVSTGAWNAVPPLTRFLRRAGYPLGPMLMTDWGPTNTGWFRSGQDHKRACLHRLARELPEVRWVLIGDDGQHDPSIYGEFAEQRPDRVRAIGIRVLSATEQLLSHFTPIATDAYEQHVGVQLPICHAADGYTMLEQMRQALGIAPAERRDA from the coding sequence ATGCCGAGACCGCACTTCGCCGCGATCATCGAGGACGCCTGGCACCGCCAAGTGGCGGGCGCCATGCGTCGCCGTGGTTGGGGCACACGCGTGCTCGCCCACACCGGATACGGCAGCGTCGACCGGGTCCGCGTCCTCGGCCGGGTCCTGATGACCCGCCGCCCCTACGCGCCCGCCGCGGCCGATGCGCGGGCGACCTGGCTGGAGCTGCGGACCGCCGACAACGAGCGAAGGGGGTGGCGCTTCTTCTTCGCCACCCCGGCCAGTGGCGAGCCGGTCACCGTGACCGTCGGGGAGAAGGAGTTCCGGACCCGCGTGGACCGGTCGGGCATCCTCGACCTGACGATCACCGGCCACGACCTGGCGCCGGGCTGGCACCACCTGCACGTCTCCTCGCCCCGGGCCGCGGACACGACGGCGGCGGTCTTCATCGTCGACCCGCAGGAGACCTTCGGCATCGTCTCCGACATCGACGACACCATCATCACCACGACGATGCCGCGGCCGATGATCGCCGCGTACAACACCTTCTTCCGTCACGAGGGCACCCGCCGGGCCGTGCCGGGCATGGCGACGATGTACCGCGAGCTGCTGCGGGAGCACCCGAACGCGCCGATCATCTACGTCTCGACGGGCGCGTGGAACGCCGTGCCACCGCTGACCCGGTTCCTGCGTCGGGCCGGCTACCCGCTCGGACCGATGCTCATGACCGACTGGGGTCCGACCAACACCGGCTGGTTCCGCTCGGGCCAGGACCACAAGCGCGCCTGCCTGCACCGGCTGGCGCGCGAGCTGCCCGAGGTGAGGTGGGTGCTCATCGGTGACGACGGGCAGCACGACCCGAGCATCTACGGCGAGTTCGCCGAGCAGCGTCCCGACCGCGTGCGGGCGATCGGTATCCGGGTGCTGTCCGCGACCGAGCAGCTGCTGAGCCACTTCACCCCGATCGCGACCGACGCCTACGAGCAGCACGTCGGGGTCCAGCTACCGATCTGCCATGCGGCGGACGGCTACACGATGCTGGAGCAGATGCGCCAGGCCCTCGGGATCGCACCTGCGGAGCGACGCGATGCCTGA
- a CDS encoding putative quinol monooxygenase: MILIVVKYKTKPEWTQQWPELVTEFTQATRAEPGNIFFEWSKSLEDEHEWVLVEAFQDDAGEAHVTSDHFAKGLAAMKPALAETPRIISRVVDGSGWEEMGELRVD, translated from the coding sequence ATGATCCTGATCGTCGTGAAGTACAAGACCAAGCCCGAGTGGACACAGCAGTGGCCCGAGCTCGTCACGGAGTTCACGCAGGCCACCCGCGCCGAGCCGGGGAACATCTTCTTCGAGTGGAGCAAGAGCCTCGAGGACGAGCACGAGTGGGTGCTCGTCGAGGCCTTCCAGGACGACGCGGGCGAGGCCCACGTGACCAGCGACCACTTCGCCAAGGGCCTGGCGGCCATGAAGCCCGCCCTCGCCGAGACCCCGCGCATCATCAGCCGCGTCGTCGACGGCTCCGGGTGGGAGGAGATGGGCGAGCTGCGGGTCGACTGA
- the arsC gene encoding arsenate reductase (glutaredoxin) (This arsenate reductase requires both glutathione and glutaredoxin to convert arsenate to arsenite, after which the efflux transporter formed by ArsA and ArsB can extrude the arsenite from the cell, providing resistance.) codes for MSDLTVLHNPKCSTSRSALETLDASGAQAEVVQYLKEPLDEAALRELIGKLEDEPSDLVRRDSFFKDQGLTDADVATVDQVVAVLVEHPRLMQRPVIVKDDRAIIGRPKERVAPFVQG; via the coding sequence ATGAGTGACCTCACCGTGCTGCACAACCCGAAGTGCTCGACCTCCCGCTCCGCCCTCGAGACCCTCGACGCGTCCGGCGCGCAGGCGGAGGTCGTCCAGTACCTCAAGGAGCCCCTCGACGAGGCGGCCCTGCGCGAGCTGATCGGCAAGCTCGAGGACGAGCCGAGCGACCTCGTGCGCCGGGATTCCTTCTTCAAGGACCAGGGCCTGACCGACGCTGACGTCGCCACGGTCGACCAAGTCGTCGCCGTGCTCGTCGAGCACCCCCGCCTGATGCAGCGGCCCGTCATCGTCAAGGACGACCGGGCGATCATCGGCCGCCCGAAGGAGCGGGTCGCCCCCTTCGTCCAGGGCTGA
- a CDS encoding PQQ-binding-like beta-propeller repeat protein: MTHTSRIRAIGAVLAVGVLTGCSLVGADEPAPQGEQAVQAQERVDAIRDTGRPPTHDLLASMGSAPKELFTLPVAEMDPRGECRESACVVTWRPLSTDTVVAEGTVGSNSREGRHAFRTALDLTTGTTAWSNSAPVPPGQADAGEICLGGSAESLVCVETGPGQYAFRTISAENGEQVARAPFVEAPAPEESSIVGMSAERRGDAYHVSVLVQEDDARTRTASVHAAQIAADGSIVWHHQSPASIGNGILSETYRLGDQIVITHVTSQDGEPFALSAETGDRVTMSADNADALTGLSESVHSFVDDGSAADYRFLLDAGRTKMLPAGDVDEEPLWTVPAGTALSSVCGGAVALTEDESAHAVSMRALDDGSELWQRPLSGDAAISCDGEHLLVADEDGLTALDPETGEQAWSVDGQWDGVRVIKALDPSGTAERFAVISAGAAGEETVTVYQAR, translated from the coding sequence ATGACGCACACATCGCGGATCCGCGCGATCGGCGCTGTCCTGGCCGTCGGCGTCCTCACCGGGTGCAGCCTCGTCGGTGCTGACGAGCCCGCGCCGCAGGGTGAGCAGGCAGTGCAGGCGCAGGAGCGCGTGGATGCGATCCGCGACACCGGCCGCCCGCCGACCCACGACCTGCTGGCGTCGATGGGCAGTGCCCCCAAGGAGCTGTTCACCCTCCCCGTTGCCGAGATGGACCCGCGGGGTGAGTGCCGAGAGTCGGCGTGCGTGGTCACCTGGCGACCGCTGAGCACCGACACCGTCGTGGCCGAAGGGACGGTCGGGAGCAACAGCAGGGAGGGCCGCCACGCCTTCCGCACCGCGCTCGATCTGACCACCGGCACGACGGCGTGGTCGAACTCCGCGCCAGTCCCGCCGGGACAGGCCGACGCCGGCGAGATCTGCTTGGGCGGGAGCGCCGAGTCGCTGGTCTGCGTCGAGACGGGGCCCGGCCAGTACGCCTTCCGCACCATCTCGGCGGAGAACGGTGAGCAGGTCGCGCGAGCCCCCTTCGTCGAGGCACCCGCCCCCGAGGAGTCGAGCATCGTCGGGATGAGCGCGGAGCGTCGCGGCGACGCCTACCACGTGAGCGTCCTCGTCCAGGAGGACGACGCCAGGACCCGGACGGCCTCGGTGCACGCCGCACAGATCGCCGCCGACGGGTCGATCGTCTGGCACCACCAGTCCCCCGCCAGCATCGGCAACGGGATCCTCAGCGAGACCTACCGCCTGGGCGACCAGATCGTCATCACCCACGTGACCTCGCAGGACGGTGAGCCCTTCGCCCTGTCCGCGGAGACCGGCGATCGCGTCACGATGTCCGCCGACAACGCCGACGCGCTCACCGGGCTCAGCGAGTCCGTGCACTCCTTCGTCGACGACGGCAGCGCTGCGGACTACCGCTTCCTGCTCGACGCCGGCCGCACCAAGATGCTCCCGGCCGGGGACGTGGACGAGGAGCCGCTGTGGACCGTCCCCGCCGGCACGGCACTGAGCAGTGTGTGTGGTGGCGCCGTCGCCCTGACCGAGGACGAGTCGGCGCACGCGGTGTCCATGCGAGCGCTCGACGACGGCAGCGAGCTGTGGCAGCGCCCCCTCTCGGGCGACGCGGCCATCTCCTGCGACGGCGAGCACCTCCTCGTCGCCGACGAGGACGGCCTCACCGCGCTCGATCCCGAGACGGGCGAGCAGGCGTGGTCGGTCGACGGCCAGTGGGACGGTGTGCGGGTCATCAAGGCGCTCGACCCGTCCGGGACCGCCGAGCGCTTCGCCGTGATCAGCGCGGGCGCCGCCGGTGAGGAGACGGTCACGGTCTATCAGGCCCGGTAG
- a CDS encoding exodeoxyribonuclease III, which produces MRVATFNVNGIRAAQRRGFESWLAERDPDVVALQEVRCSPDKLPEGVFGGYHLTYEPGHVAGRNGVAVLTRERPAAVRTWDGEVLMRAPGEEHTHREPSPPGTMARGLSPFASEGRYVEVDLVSTPHSPPVTVASLYLPKGGLPAHLQKPGGREQPDGGAKYDRKMAFLASFARQLDRSRKAAKAAGREFLLLGDLNVAHTRQDLTNWRGNAKSEGFLPEEREWFSSITSPRTLVDVVRRVHPDADGPMSWWSWMGGAFDRDTGWRIDYHLATPSLATRAVTAGTDRPASADTRVSDHAAVVVDYADA; this is translated from the coding sequence ATGCGCGTCGCCACCTTCAACGTCAACGGCATCCGGGCGGCGCAGCGCCGCGGCTTCGAGTCCTGGCTCGCCGAGCGGGACCCGGACGTCGTCGCCCTGCAGGAGGTCCGCTGCTCCCCGGACAAGCTGCCGGAGGGCGTCTTCGGCGGGTACCACCTGACCTACGAGCCCGGTCACGTCGCCGGGCGCAACGGTGTCGCCGTGCTCACCCGCGAGCGTCCTGCCGCGGTGCGCACCTGGGACGGCGAGGTGCTGATGCGTGCGCCCGGCGAGGAGCACACCCACCGTGAGCCCTCCCCGCCCGGGACGATGGCGCGAGGGCTCTCCCCCTTCGCCTCCGAGGGGAGGTACGTGGAAGTCGACCTGGTGTCGACTCCGCACTCCCCGCCGGTGACCGTCGCCTCGCTCTACCTGCCGAAGGGGGGTCTGCCGGCCCACCTGCAGAAGCCGGGTGGTCGTGAGCAGCCCGACGGCGGAGCGAAGTACGACCGCAAGATGGCTTTCCTCGCCTCGTTCGCCCGGCAGCTCGACCGCTCCCGCAAGGCAGCGAAGGCAGCCGGCCGGGAGTTCCTGCTCCTGGGCGACCTCAACGTCGCCCACACCCGTCAGGACCTGACCAACTGGCGGGGGAACGCCAAGTCCGAGGGTTTCCTGCCCGAGGAGCGGGAGTGGTTCTCCTCGATCACCTCGCCGCGCACGCTCGTGGACGTCGTGCGGCGCGTGCACCCCGACGCGGACGGCCCGATGTCATGGTGGTCGTGGATGGGTGGCGCCTTCGACCGGGACACCGGCTGGCGGATCGACTACCACCTGGCGACGCCGTCGCTGGCCACGCGTGCGGTGACCGCCGGGACAGATCGACCGGCCAGCGCTGACACGCGGGTCAGCGACCACGCGGCCGTCGTCGTCGACTACGCCGACGCCTGA
- a CDS encoding GNAT family N-acetyltransferase, whose translation MSTSVTRESNPDRFEITSDGTVAGFAQFLDRDGHRIFFHTEIGEEFGGQGLAGIVVAEAIAATREEGLTVIPICPYVKKWLTKHTEHEDITAKPTADDFAAIGA comes from the coding sequence ATGAGTACCTCCGTGACCCGTGAGAGCAACCCGGACCGGTTCGAGATCACCAGCGACGGAACCGTCGCCGGGTTCGCCCAGTTCCTCGACCGGGACGGACACCGGATCTTCTTCCACACCGAGATCGGTGAGGAGTTCGGCGGGCAGGGCCTGGCCGGGATCGTCGTCGCCGAGGCGATCGCCGCCACCCGAGAGGAGGGCCTGACGGTGATCCCGATCTGCCCCTACGTCAAGAAGTGGCTGACCAAGCACACCGAGCACGAGGACATCACCGCCAAGCCCACCGCGGACGACTTCGCCGCGATCGGCGCCTGA
- the gdhA gene encoding NADP-specific glutamate dehydrogenase produces the protein MSAPALHPLFTSHFDEVIARNPGEKEFHQAVYEVMSSLSPIAGRVPEYAQWSIMQRICEPERQIIFRVPWTTDTGEVQINRGFRVEFNSALGPYKGGLRFHPSVNLSIIKFLGFEQVFKNSLTGMPIGGGKGGSDFDPKGRSDQEIMRFCQSFMTELYRHIGEYTDVPAGDIGVGGRELGYLFGQYKRITNSYESGVLTGKGLSWGGSQVRTEATGYGTVFFAQEMLKEKGESLDGKTVVVSGSGNVATYAVEKIHQFGGKVIAVSDSGGYVVDEDGIDLKLLQEIKEVQRGRLTDYAEAKGGAVRHVENGAIWDVACDVALPCATQNELSEEHAHALVKNGVQLVAEGANMPCVPGGVEVFREAGVLYAPGKASNAGGVATSALEMQQNASRDSWGFEETEARLEDIMRDIHRNCVETADEFDAPGDYVTGANLAGYIKVADAMVAQGVI, from the coding sequence ATGTCCGCTCCCGCGCTCCACCCCCTCTTCACAAGCCATTTCGATGAGGTGATCGCCCGCAACCCCGGTGAGAAGGAGTTCCACCAGGCTGTCTACGAGGTGATGTCGTCGCTGTCGCCGATCGCCGGCCGGGTTCCCGAGTACGCCCAGTGGTCGATCATGCAGCGCATCTGCGAGCCGGAGCGCCAGATCATCTTCCGCGTCCCGTGGACGACCGACACCGGCGAGGTCCAGATCAACCGGGGCTTCCGCGTCGAGTTCAACTCCGCGCTCGGACCGTACAAGGGGGGTCTGCGCTTCCACCCGAGCGTGAACCTGTCGATCATCAAGTTCCTCGGCTTCGAGCAGGTCTTCAAGAACTCCCTGACCGGCATGCCCATCGGCGGTGGCAAGGGCGGCTCCGACTTCGACCCCAAGGGTCGCTCGGACCAGGAGATCATGCGCTTCTGCCAGTCCTTCATGACCGAGCTCTACCGCCACATCGGCGAGTACACGGACGTCCCCGCCGGCGACATCGGCGTCGGCGGCCGCGAGCTCGGCTACCTCTTCGGCCAGTACAAGCGCATCACCAACAGCTACGAGTCCGGCGTCCTCACCGGCAAGGGCCTGTCCTGGGGTGGCTCGCAGGTGCGTACCGAGGCGACCGGCTACGGCACCGTCTTCTTCGCCCAGGAGATGCTCAAGGAGAAGGGCGAGTCCCTCGACGGCAAGACCGTCGTCGTCTCCGGCTCCGGCAACGTCGCGACCTACGCGGTGGAGAAGATCCACCAGTTCGGCGGCAAGGTCATCGCCGTCTCCGACTCGGGTGGCTACGTGGTCGACGAGGACGGTATCGATCTCAAGCTGCTCCAGGAGATCAAGGAAGTCCAACGCGGCCGCCTGACCGACTACGCCGAGGCCAAGGGTGGCGCGGTGCGTCACGTCGAGAACGGCGCGATCTGGGATGTGGCCTGCGACGTCGCCCTCCCGTGCGCCACGCAGAACGAGCTGTCCGAGGAGCACGCCCACGCACTCGTCAAGAACGGCGTGCAGCTGGTCGCCGAAGGCGCGAACATGCCCTGCGTCCCGGGTGGGGTCGAGGTCTTCCGGGAGGCCGGCGTCCTCTACGCACCAGGAAAGGCCTCCAATGCCGGGGGTGTTGCCACCTCCGCCCTGGAGATGCAACAAAACGCCAGCCGTGACTCCTGGGGGTTCGAGGAGACCGAGGCGCGTCTCGAGGACATCATGCGCGACATCCACCGCAACTGCGTCGAGACCGCGGACGAGTTCGATGCCCCCGGTGACTACGTCACGGGCGCCAACCTCGCCGGGTACATCAAGGTCGCGGACGCGATGGTGGCGCAGGGCGTCATCTGA
- a CDS encoding DEAD/DEAH box helicase: MTTTFADTGVPTVLTSILEKDGITTPTPIQAATLPDSLAGRDVLGRGRTGSGKTLAFVLPMLARLAASKQRPQSKRPRALILAPTRELATQIDEALTPFAKALGMRSRTVFGGVGQNPQVTAIGKGVDVVVACPGRLEDLMNQGHVNLDSIEITILDEADHMADLGFLPAVKRILDKTPRGSQRMLFSATLDGAINQIVKRYLENPKTHEADSAQSPVAKMSHHVLHIQSTQHMQVLTDLVAAPGRKVVFTRTKHRAKRMARQLNAAGVPAVELHGNLSQGARTRSMDAFHSGAAQTLVATDIAARGIHVDDVALVIHADPPVEHKAYLHRSGRTARAGAEGTVVTLMTDEQVRDVRDLTRKAGIKPTTTKVTAGHELLSELAPGERSFPGGFVSAPQQQGGAKGGSGGRGGSGRGGSGRDGNGRGGQGGSGRSERGGAGRNRNQGRGGSGGRGGQSRGSGQGRSGGSRQGNARGGSVVAFSSSSTGRNR; encoded by the coding sequence GTGACCACCACGTTCGCCGACACCGGCGTACCCACCGTCCTGACCTCGATCCTCGAGAAGGACGGCATCACCACCCCCACCCCCATCCAGGCCGCGACGCTGCCGGACTCCCTCGCCGGACGCGACGTCCTCGGCCGTGGGCGCACCGGGTCGGGCAAGACCCTGGCCTTCGTGCTGCCGATGCTCGCCCGCCTCGCGGCCAGCAAGCAGCGCCCGCAGAGCAAGCGGCCCCGCGCCCTCATTCTCGCGCCGACTCGTGAGCTGGCGACCCAGATCGACGAGGCTCTCACCCCCTTCGCCAAGGCGCTCGGCATGCGCAGCCGCACCGTCTTCGGTGGCGTCGGCCAGAACCCCCAGGTCACCGCGATCGGCAAGGGTGTCGACGTCGTCGTGGCCTGCCCCGGCCGCCTCGAGGACCTGATGAACCAGGGCCACGTCAACCTCGACTCGATCGAGATCACGATCCTCGACGAGGCCGACCACATGGCCGACCTCGGCTTCCTCCCCGCGGTGAAGCGCATCCTCGACAAGACCCCGCGCGGCAGCCAGCGGATGCTCTTCTCCGCCACCCTCGACGGAGCGATCAACCAGATCGTCAAGCGCTACCTCGAGAACCCGAAGACCCACGAGGCCGACTCGGCGCAGTCCCCGGTCGCGAAGATGAGCCACCACGTGCTGCACATCCAGTCCACGCAGCACATGCAGGTCCTCACCGACCTCGTCGCCGCCCCCGGTCGCAAGGTCGTCTTCACCCGCACCAAGCACCGCGCCAAGCGGATGGCCCGCCAGCTCAACGCCGCCGGTGTCCCCGCGGTCGAGCTGCACGGCAACCTCAGCCAGGGTGCCCGCACCCGGTCGATGGACGCCTTCCACTCCGGCGCGGCCCAGACCCTCGTCGCGACGGACATCGCCGCCCGCGGCATCCACGTCGACGACGTCGCCCTGGTCATCCACGCCGACCCGCCGGTCGAGCACAAGGCCTACCTCCACCGCTCGGGCCGCACCGCCCGCGCGGGCGCCGAGGGCACGGTCGTCACGCTGATGACCGACGAGCAGGTCCGCGACGTGCGTGACCTCACCCGCAAGGCCGGTATCAAGCCGACGACGACGAAGGTGACCGCGGGTCACGAGCTGCTCAGCGAGCTCGCCCCCGGTGAGCGGTCCTTCCCCGGCGGCTTCGTGTCCGCTCCCCAGCAGCAGGGCGGTGCGAAGGGGGGTTCCGGCGGTCGTGGCGGCTCCGGTCGTGGCGGCTCCGGTCGTGACGGCAATGGCCGCGGTGGCCAGGGCGGCAGTGGCCGCAGTGAGCGCGGCGGCGCCGGTCGCAACCGGAACCAGGGCCGCGGAGGCTCCGGCGGTCGCGGTGGTCAGTCCCGCGGCTCCGGTCAGGGTCGCAGTGGCGGTTCGCGTCAGGGCAACGCCCGCGGCGGCAGCGTCGTCGCCTTCTCCAGCAGCAGCACGGGTCGCAACCGCTGA
- a CDS encoding acyl-CoA thioesterase gives MTLQEMLDQAATGTVHVQEGWGQGRATYGGLVAGLMHSALRARLPTPAPLRSITVNFVGPVTPGDAAADVQILRSGKSATQGLVTLRQGESVVAAALAAFGAPRESAIRVSSSMAMPQLPEPMTIDPLPYISGATPDFFQHVEMRLADGGVPYSDTTTSHMTGWMRFREAPPTFDERHFVSLADSWPPAVIQMLATPAPGSSMTWTLELVDEVAAEPDTHWAYAVHTDHAAEGYAHTDARIWHPDGRLVAISRQTVSVFG, from the coding sequence ATGACCCTGCAGGAGATGCTCGACCAGGCCGCCACCGGCACCGTCCACGTCCAGGAGGGCTGGGGCCAGGGTCGGGCCACCTACGGCGGGCTCGTCGCCGGCCTGATGCACTCGGCCCTGCGCGCCCGGCTGCCCACGCCGGCGCCGCTGCGCAGCATCACCGTCAACTTCGTCGGGCCCGTCACGCCCGGCGATGCAGCGGCCGACGTGCAGATCCTGCGCTCCGGCAAGAGCGCGACGCAGGGGCTGGTGACGCTGCGTCAGGGGGAGTCGGTGGTGGCGGCTGCGCTGGCGGCCTTCGGCGCCCCCCGCGAGTCCGCGATCCGGGTGTCGTCCTCGATGGCGATGCCGCAGCTTCCCGAGCCGATGACGATCGACCCGTTGCCGTACATCTCCGGGGCGACCCCGGACTTCTTCCAGCACGTGGAGATGCGCCTGGCCGACGGTGGTGTGCCCTACTCGGACACGACGACCTCGCACATGACCGGCTGGATGCGCTTCCGGGAGGCGCCGCCGACCTTCGACGAGCGACACTTCGTCAGCCTCGCCGACTCCTGGCCGCCGGCGGTGATCCAGATGCTGGCCACTCCCGCACCCGGCAGCAGCATGACCTGGACCCTCGAGCTGGTCGACGAGGTCGCCGCCGAGCCGGACACGCACTGGGCCTACGCCGTGCACACCGATCACGCCGCCGAGGGGTACGCCCACACCGACGCGCGGATCTGGCACCCGGACGGCCGGCTCGTCGCGATCAGCCGGCAGACGGTGTCGGTCTTCGGCTGA
- a CDS encoding NAD-dependent epimerase/dehydratase family protein, with the protein MTLPLRVVLIGAGDLGIRVGTALADAGHHVTGVRRTVSALPEQICGVSADLATDDLPDLPADLLLVALAPDQRDESGYRHTYVEAMRRGLDAVLRAGTPQRAVLISSTSVYGDLPGDLDEDSEPAPATGRAEVLLEAERLFRDMTKGTVLRLSGLYGGTSTRMIDGVRRGENPDPGRWTNRMHRDDASAAIVHLLTRDADPEPLYVGTDDEPSTAGAVRDFLADELGLPRPAPSGSTEPSVRRMINTRLRESGFHLQYPTFREGYRAQLERDS; encoded by the coding sequence GTGACTCTCCCCCTTCGTGTCGTGCTCATCGGCGCCGGTGACCTCGGGATCCGCGTCGGGACCGCCCTCGCCGACGCCGGACACCACGTCACCGGTGTCCGGCGCACCGTCTCCGCGCTGCCCGAGCAGATCTGCGGGGTCTCCGCCGACCTCGCCACCGACGATCTGCCGGACCTGCCCGCCGACCTGCTCCTCGTCGCGCTCGCGCCGGACCAGCGCGACGAGTCCGGCTACCGGCACACCTACGTCGAGGCGATGCGCCGCGGGCTCGACGCCGTGCTGCGCGCCGGCACCCCGCAGCGGGCCGTGCTCATCTCCTCGACGAGCGTCTACGGTGATCTCCCCGGCGACCTCGACGAGGACAGCGAACCCGCGCCGGCCACCGGACGGGCCGAGGTCCTGCTCGAGGCCGAGCGTCTCTTCCGCGACATGACGAAGGGGACGGTCCTGCGGCTCAGCGGTCTGTACGGAGGCACGAGCACCCGGATGATCGACGGCGTGCGGCGCGGCGAGAACCCCGACCCGGGGAGGTGGACGAACCGGATGCACCGTGACGACGCGTCCGCGGCGATCGTCCACCTGCTCACCCGTGACGCCGACCCGGAGCCGCTGTACGTCGGCACCGACGACGAGCCGTCGACGGCCGGCGCCGTGCGGGACTTCCTCGCCGACGAGCTCGGGCTGCCGCGGCCGGCACCGTCGGGGAGCACCGAGCCCAGCGTGCGCCGGATGATCAACACCCGCTTGCGGGAGAGCGGCTTTCACCTGCAGTACCCGACCTTCCGCGAGGGGTACCGGGCACAGCTGGAGCGCGACTCCTGA
- a CDS encoding maleylpyruvate isomerase family mycothiol-dependent enzyme, protein MTNPDPLTVWDEAAQDLLALVHELSDEEWDRPALPGWTARDVLAHVAHLESEAAGFEQPAGGRVVVEPGRNRPMPTEVTEAGVAARRDRSVEDLLTEFERACVVRREAMTNVDRSDPKAPAPGLAGELGWDLRTWLTNRPIDLWVHEQDIRRATGRPMVTTSAGAAHVAAVMTAAFPAALRKLPAGTSVVAHVTGPQGRVLAARVGEDGRAAPVDPADGSDVTLEMDDATWLRLTGGRIAPADAAVVVTGDADVAAQVLRRLNVTP, encoded by the coding sequence ATGACGAACCCTGACCCGCTGACCGTGTGGGACGAGGCCGCGCAGGACCTCCTCGCCCTCGTCCACGAGTTGTCCGACGAGGAGTGGGACCGCCCGGCGCTCCCCGGTTGGACCGCCCGGGACGTCCTCGCCCACGTGGCCCACCTCGAGTCCGAGGCGGCGGGCTTCGAGCAGCCGGCAGGCGGTCGGGTCGTGGTCGAGCCGGGGCGCAACCGGCCCATGCCGACCGAGGTCACCGAGGCCGGGGTCGCGGCCCGCCGTGACCGGTCCGTGGAGGACCTGCTCACCGAGTTCGAGCGGGCCTGCGTCGTGCGTCGCGAGGCCATGACGAACGTCGACCGGAGCGACCCGAAGGCGCCTGCCCCCGGTCTCGCCGGCGAACTGGGATGGGATCTGCGGACCTGGCTGACCAACCGCCCCATCGACCTGTGGGTGCACGAGCAGGACATCCGGCGCGCGACCGGCCGGCCGATGGTCACCACGAGCGCCGGCGCGGCCCACGTCGCCGCCGTGATGACCGCGGCCTTCCCGGCCGCCCTGCGCAAGCTGCCCGCCGGTACCTCCGTCGTCGCCCACGTCACCGGACCGCAGGGCCGGGTCCTGGCCGCACGGGTCGGCGAGGACGGGCGGGCCGCTCCCGTCGACCCCGCCGACGGGAGCGACGTGACCCTCGAGATGGACGATGCCACCTGGCTGCGACTCACCGGTGGCCGGATCGCGCCCGCGGACGCCGCGGTCGTGGTGACCGGCGACGCGGACGTCGCCGCGCAGGTGCTGCGGCGGCTCAACGTCACTCCCTGA